In the genome of Arabidopsis thaliana chromosome 4, partial sequence, the window TCACCTGAAGCATCCTCGCTTCCGGAAGCCATTAAATCGAAACTAGCTGCTGCTTCTGCAAAGTATGGCTATCTCAATTCCTCTTCATTTGTTCAGAAATTGGTTATAAAAACTGACTGGGACATACATGCATGCCTCCAGGTACAAGGAATCGATCTCTAAAAGTAAACAAGGTCTTAAAGAGAAGCTACTTGCTCGCAATAACTCAGTGAAAGAATTGAGCAAAGGAGTGCAACGTGAGATGAATGCAGGAATAGCTGGTGTTGCACGAATGATCGAACGCatggatttttcttcaaaacgTTTTGGAGGGTCTGCTCATGTATCAACCTCCACTGCTACTGCTTCTGGATTCAATTTCTCATTCAAAGGGAAACGTGTAGAAGCCAATTCTAAGTCTAACAACAATGGAGACAAAACCGAACCCCAAAAGCTGCAGGTTTCAGACTTCTCCCGGTTTCTTGTCTTCTAACATTTGTATCTTTAAAACATAAAGCTTTTTATGGGTTTTGCTAATGAGAATCGTTGAATTCATCTCAGGGAGGAGAAACGTGCTGAGGCAATCAGAAAAATGGAGAGAGGCCTTTAATGCAAGCGATGTACGTTTCCATTGAATCAACTTACCCGTTGGTCTTCGCATCCTGCATTGTTCAGAGCTCACGGTCTCGTCTCTCGTCTCTCTGTTACCTTTGCGATGCGTACTTTTAGATGGCTAAAATAAGCAACTGagtaataattttattactCGATTTTGACGGAGccaaaactataatatttattaatttcaaaggataatgttttatgttttttcacTAAGAATTGGATCAGTCCTAATCAATATTGCACTATGAATCTATTTATAGACAAGtccataaataaaataggaattttgaagataaaaaCCTAATTTATATATGACATAAAATACCTGAATACTGGCAGAGGAAGGCTTTCAACAGCTCTATAAAAACTCAAGTCATACAAAGTTTTGAGACATAAGATTAGATGGTGaagagcaaaaacaaataagaaggCCAAGCCAAAGTACACAAAACGTTGCAAACATAACACGATTGtaccaaaacaagaagacaatgaCGGGAGAACCTTCTTTATGCATTAGGGGGTGTGGCTTCTTCAGCACGTCACAGACGAAGAACCTCTGTTCTAAGTGCTACAACGATTTCTTAAAGGACGAGTCTGCCAGATACTTGGCCACTTTCAACGTCAACACGAAAGCCGCTGAAGAGGTCACGGCGCAAGAGGCGACGGTACTCGGTAGTAAAGGCGGttgtggtgaagaagaaggataagaTTATAAGAAGAGTAGTAGTAGATGCAAAGCGTGCAAGAAGAAGGTGGGGTTGCTAGGGTTTCACTGTAGATGTGGCCACTTATTCTTCGCGTCTCACCGTTACCCGGAAGAGCATTCATGTCCATCGGATTATAAATCTGCCGCCATTGACGtcttagcaaaacaaaaccctgTCGTCAAGGGTGATAAGCTCTTCAGACTTTAGTCAACCCTTCGAtgcttgtgtttttttcttaacttttttttctctgccattggtattaaataaaataatttagttcTTATAACTTAATTACATTGTGTTCGATTAGTGAGAACGACAAATTGTTAGTTTGAAActagaatatttatttttctagtgATTACTCGTTCGAAATATTCGTTAAAACTTGACGTTGAGCGAACATAtctataaaacaaacaagatttagTCGATTGTTGCTGATTGTCCATGGGAAATTTGTTTGAGTAATGGAAGCATTAAGGCCAAAGAGTTGTTCATCCACGCCCTCCACTTTCCACTAATCTTCCGGGTTGTGTCCAGAGAAACTTCAGGGTTCTCAGCTTCTGGATTCTTACACATAATGAAGTTCATGGACCTTGTTGACCCGATCCTAGTGCATGGATTCAGTGCTGAAATTTAGATAAAGCAATGACGTTAATGTAGAAGTAGAATTATGATTAAGTAGACCTAGGCACCTTTTTTTTAGatgaaatatttttgcaaacgtttatctctttttataacaaaaaattgtaatcATCATTTGTTCTAAATGCAAATGACAGactcaaagaaaaaaccacACGATTGTGTC includes:
- a CDS encoding A20/AN1-like zinc finger family protein (A20/AN1-like zinc finger family protein; FUNCTIONS IN: DNA binding, zinc ion binding; INVOLVED IN: biological_process unknown; LOCATED IN: cellular_component unknown; CONTAINS InterPro DOMAIN/s: Zinc finger, AN1-type (InterPro:IPR000058), Zinc finger, A20-type (InterPro:IPR002653); BEST Arabidopsis thaliana protein match is: A20/AN1-like zinc finger family protein (TAIR:AT1G12440.2); Has 30201 Blast hits to 17322 proteins in 780 species: Archae - 12; Bacteria - 1396; Metazoa - 17338; Fungi - 3422; Plants - 5037; Viruses - 0; Other Eukaryotes - 2996 (source: NCBI BLink).) → MTGEPSLCIRGCGFFSTSQTKNLCSKCYNDFLKDESARYLATFNVNTKAAEEVTAQEATVLGSKGGCACKKKVGLLGFHCRCGHLFFASHRYPEEHSCPSDYKSAAIDVLAKQNPVVKGDKLFRL
- a CDS encoding uncharacterized protein (unknown protein; Has 30201 Blast hits to 17322 proteins in 780 species: Archae - 12; Bacteria - 1396; Metazoa - 17338; Fungi - 3422; Plants - 5037; Viruses - 0; Other Eukaryotes - 2996 (source: NCBI BLink).), with amino-acid sequence MNFIMCKNPEAENPEVSLDTTRKISGKWRAWMNNSLALMLPLLKQISHGQSATID